In one Vidua chalybeata isolate OUT-0048 chromosome 4, bVidCha1 merged haplotype, whole genome shotgun sequence genomic region, the following are encoded:
- the TNIP2 gene encoding TNFAIP3-interacting protein 2 yields MHLSGLLLALEKEQKGAAPAMCSVSEAGSTDPLVTRFRQVEETLEKLHRENRSLKSKVPRYNALCTLYHESAQQLKHLQLQLAAKEATIRELRGSLARQRQLPAPGGDAAAGAEPARSLVESLLEQLEQARDQLRDSERLSARRVEALSQEVQTLNQQLQEKNGEIQQMINQPSYEKEREILRLQKTLAEREKAQATSDVLCRSLTDETHQLQRKLASTAEMCQHLAKCLEEKQRKEKGNSDDQIPTERSNQLLDNETSLQALICNLQEENRMLKQKVAHVEDLNAKWQKYDASRDEYVKRLHLQLKEMKSQLEQHHGGTPAQRNSDLMHKEIFRLNKLLEEKMNECIKTKRELEDMKKASEGDNERIQMLEQQVLVYKDDFTSERSDRERAQSKIQELQAEVACLQHQLARKQDSRDTSSHVRVHAGNQNHLYVQTNVEHLRGNSPGQTGTRRTNSQSEQASPPGDNGNLGSEGRAQGELRCPHCMRFFSDERSDEFLKHVAECCQ; encoded by the exons ATGCACCTGTCCGGGCTCCTGCTCgccctggagaaggagcagaaggGAGCTGCCCCGGCCATGTGCTCGGTAAGCGAGGCCGGCAGCACAGACCCCTTGGTGACCCGCTTCAGGCAGGTGGAGGAGACGCTGGAAAAGCTACACCGGGAAAACAGGAGCTTGAAGAGTAAAGTGCCTCGGTACAACGCGCTCTGCACCCTGTACCACGAGTCCGCGCAGCAGCTGAagcacctccagctgcagctggcgGCCAAGGAGGCGACGATCCGGGAGCTGCGGGGCAGCCTGGCCCGGCAGCGGCAGCTCCCGGCGCCGGGCGGGGAtgcggcggcgggcgcggagccggCCCGCTCGCTGGTGGAGagcctgctggagcagctggagcaggcccGCGACCAGCTGAGGGACAGCGAGCGGCTCTCGGCGCGGAGAGTGGAGGCGCTGAGCCAG GAAGTGCAGACGTTGAATCAGCAGctacaggagaaaaatggaGAGATACAGCAGATGATTAATCAGCCTTCAtatgaaaaggagagagaaatctTACGACTGCAGAAGACTTtggcagagagggagaaggcTCAGGCCACCAGTGATGTTTTGTGCCGTTCACTCACTGATGAAACTCACCAACTTCAACGCAAATTAGCATCCACAGCAGAAATGTGTCAACATCTGGCAAAATGTCtagaagagaagcaaagaaaagagaaggggaaTTCAGATGACCAGATACCTACAGAAAGATCTAATCAG cttttaGACAATGAAACTTCACTTCAAGCTCTTATCTGCAACTTACAAGAGGAAAACAGgatgttaaaacaaaaagtagCTCAC GTGGAagatttaaatgcaaaatggcAGAAGTACGATGCGAGTAGGGATGAGTACGTGAAGCGACTCCACTTGCAGCTGAAGGAGATGAAGtctcagctggagcagcaccacGGAGGAACTCCAGCACAAAGGAATTCTGACCTGATGCACAAGGAGATATTCCGGTTAAACAAActactggaagaaaaaatgaatgagTGCATAAAAACCAAGAGAGAACTGGAAGACATGAAGAAGGCTAGTGAAGGAGATAATGAGCGCATACAAATGCTGGAGCAACAG GTCCTGGTTTATAAAGACGATTTCACATCTGAGAGATCAGACAGAGAACGAGCACAGAGTAAAATACAAGAACTTCAGGCAGAAGTTGCATGTCTGCAACACCAGCTAGCAAGAAAACAG GACTCAAGAGACACGAGTAGTCATGTCAGAGTTCACGCTGGTAACCAAAATCATTTGTACGTTCAGACGAATGTTGAACACCTACGAGGCAACAGCCCAGGCCAGACAGGCACGAGAAGAACAAACTCACAGTCTGAACAAGCTTCTCCTCCTGGGGACAATGGAAACCTGGGATCTGAAGGCAGGGCACAGGGTGAACTCAGATGCCCTCATTGCATGAGGTTTTTCAGTGATGAACGCAGTGATGAATTCCTCAAGCACGTTGCTGAATGTTGTCAGTGA